The window TAAATCGAATAAGACTTTGTGCCAGAAGCGCGCGTATAATAAGTGTAATACCGCATGTTCTGCTCCACCGATGTATAAGTCAACTGGTAACCATTCTTTTAATAATTGTTTAGCTTCTTCCGTGTTTAACCCAACATAGTCTTCACCTTGTTTTAGGATGTAACCAATGTAGTACCAGCAGCTTCCTGCCCATTGTGGCATCGTATTTGTTTCACGACGACCTTTGACTCCATCTTCGCGTACAACCTCTAACCAATCTTTCGCATTAGCAAGTGGAGATTCACCCGTTCCAGATGGTTTGATGTTATCCATCACTGGTAATTCAAGTGGTAATTGATCTGCTTCAAGCACTGACATTGTTCCATCTTCCCACATAATGACTGGGAATGGTTCTCCCCAATAACGTTGACGAGAGAATAACCAATCACGTAATTTATAATTAACTTTACGAGATCCAGCACCATTTGCTTCTAACCATTCAATAACAGCTGCTTTAGCATCTACATTATTCATTCCGTTAATGAAGTCTGACTCAATGTGCGCACCGTCTCCGGTAAAGGCAGCTTCAGTAATATCTCCCTCAATGACTTGCTTGATTGGTAAGTCATATTTTTTAGCAAATTCAAAGTCGCGCTCATCATGAGCTGGAACCGCCATAACAGCTCCCGTTCCATAGCTTGCTAAGACATAATCTCCAATCCAAACTGGCACTTTTTCACCCGTGATTGGATGAATTGCATAGGCTCCTGTTGCAACTCCTGTTTTTTCTTTATTTAATTCTGTACGCTCTAAATCAGATTTTGCTTTTGAAGCTTCTTGATAAGCAACAACTGCTTCTTGACATTCAGGCGTTGTAATCTCATTTACTAATGGATGTTCTGGTGCTAAAACAACATATGTCACACCAAACACAGTATCTGGACGAGTTGTAAAGACATCAAATGATGCATCTGTTCCATCTACTTTAAAGTTAATTAACGCCCCTTCACTCTTACCGATCCAGTTACGTTGCATATCTTTGATACTTTCAGTCCAGTCTAATCCTTCTAAATCTTCAAGTAAACGTTCTGCGTAATGTGTAATTTTAAGTACCCATTGTTTCATAGGCTTCTTGATAACCGGATGTTCTCCACGCTCAGAAACCATTTTTCCATTGACATTTAAAACTTCTTCATTCGCTAAAACCGTTCCTAATCCTTCACACCAATTTACTTCAATATCCTTAATCTCAGCTAATCCCATGTTGTATAATTGTGTGAAAATCCATTGTGTCCATTTATAATATTTTGGATCCGTTGTATTTAATTCTTTATCCCAATCATAAGAGAATCCTAATGATTGAATTTGGTTACGGAACGTATTAATATTAACATCTGTAAATTCACGAGGATCATTTCCTGTGTTTAATGCATATTGCTCAGCTGGTAATCCGAATGCATCCCATCCCATTGGATGTAACACACGGTATCCTTGCATGCGCTTCATACGAGACACAATATCTGTTGCTGTGTATCCTTCTGGATGACCAACATGAAGTCCCGCTCCTGATGGATAAGGGAACATATCTAGTGCATAATATTTAGGTTTTGACTGATCGTCAGACGTTTTAAATGTCTTATTTTCTAGCCAATAATTTTGCCACTTCTTTTCAATCTGTTTGTGATCAAATGCCATAACTATTACCTCCATTAATCTATTTTTTAAGCTAAACAAAATGCCTTGCCTAAAAGACATACTCAAACCCATATTTTTCTTAATTTGTGACTAATTAGCTATAATTATTCATAAATTCAAAATAATGGATTAACTCCTATAAACTTATAAGCAATTCTTCCTTATAAAGATAACAAGGTGGCAATATAACACCATTTAGTTTGGCTCCACCTCACTCAAAAATTTAAGGAGAACGCGTTGCTTCACTGTGTGTATAGTTCAACTAACAAAAAAAGTCCTTAGAATATGACTATTCTAAGGACGTTATAGACGCGGTACCACCTTAGTTGCAAGAGTCTAAAAAGTAGTCTCTTACCTCTTTCATCTTTTAACGCAAGAATACGGCAATCATTACTTTAGTTCACAATTGCAACTCCGAGGTGAGTTCATAAGTGCCTCATACGAATTTTCACCGACCATTCGCTCTCTACAACAAGTCTAACCTTATTACTAGTCCTCTTCACGGTTCATATAAGTTTATTCTAAAAAAATTATATCAAACCTTTGCTAAAATACAAGATTTTTTAATAAAAGAGGGTGAAAAAATGACATAAAATAATATCTCGTGCCACCCTTAGATAACTATGATAAAATAAATAAGAAAAAAGCACTGCTTCATCTTCATTGACTCAGATCGTTTTCATAGAGATAATTAACTCTTTACATAGCAGTGCTTCATCCCTAACATTCACAAAAAATGAAGAAATCAAATAGAACATCATCAACTTTAAAAATGATGTGCTTTTAAGTCTTAGGAGGAAAATGAAATGAATCATCCCTTTCCATATAGTTATGCTGATAAGCGATACCACACATTAAACTATCACTTACGTGAAAAATATCATCAAAAAATATTTAAAGTCATGATTAATGCTGGTTTTACTTGCCCTAATATCGATGGAACGGTGAAATACGGTGGATGTACGTTTTGTAGTACAAAAGGTAGTGGTGATTTTGCTGGAAATCCAGAAGATAATTTAAAAACGCAATTCAATCAAGTGAAAGACATGATGCATCAAAAATGGCCAGAAGCAGGTTATATCGCTTATTTTCAGGCTTTTTCAAATACGCATGCACCGCTTGATGTGTTAAAGCGTAAATATGAAGCGGTTTTAGAATGTGATCCTAATATTGTTGCCCTTTCGATCGGAACTCGTCCTGACTGCTTACCTAATGATGTCGTCGATTATTTAGGTGAGTTAAATGAAAAAGTCGATTTATGGGTGGAGCTTGGGCTTCAGTCCATGCATGATCAAACCGGAAAACTGATTAATCGTGGTCATGATTATCAAACATTAGTCGATGGTGTCAAAAAATTACGTGATAAAAACATTGATGTCATCATTCATATTATTAATGGTCTTCCAAATGAAACACACGAGATGATGCTTGAAACAGCTAAAGCGGTTGCCAACCTCGATGTTCAAGGAATTAAAATTCATCTACTTCACGTCATTGAAGGAACACCGATGCACAAAATGTATGAAAAAGGAATGCTTCGTCTCATGGAAAAAGATGAATATGTTGACCTCATCGTTGATCAATTAGAAGTTCTACCACCTGAAATGGTCATCCACCGTTTAACAGGAGATGCAGTTCGTGAAGAACTGGTTGGCCCAATGTGGAGTTTAAAAAAATGGGAAGTTTTAAATGTCATTGACGATCGTTTAAAAGAGCGAAACACTTATCAAGGTCGACTTTATCAAAAACAGGAGGAGAACTAAAATGGCACAAACATTAGAACGCGTTCTTCCGTTTTCAAAACAATTACTTGAAAAAGCCGTAAACTCTGGTGATGTTGTCATTGATGCAACTGCTGGTAATGGCTATGACACCTTATTTTTAGCTGAACTAGTGGGTCAAACCGGTCATGTCTATAGCTTCGATGTTCAAGAAGAAGCGATGACTAGTACAAAAGCCAAACTTAATGAAGAACACATTAATCATGTCACCCTAATTCATGATGGTCATCAACACGTCTTAAACTATGTTAAACAACCCATTAGTGCCGCTATTTTTAACCTAGGTTATCTTCCTGGTAGTGATCAAAGCATTACAACTCATGGTGAAACAACATGGAAAGCTGTCACTGATATGTTAGGCTTATTAAAAAAGAATGGCATTATTATTTTAGTCATTTATCATGGTCATGACGAAGGAAAGCTTGAGCGTCACTACTTAGAGCAATGCTTTGAAACACTCGATCCTAAAACCACTCAAGTTTTAACCTATCAATTCATCAATCGCAAAACAGCACCTTTTATCGTCGCCATTGAAAAATTACATTAAAAACTACCTTATGGTAGTTTTTTTATTTCCTCCAATAGAAAAAACAATACGTTTATTTAGACGTAATCTGACTTCTTACACTCACCTATCTAAAAATTTTATCGAATATTACCTATGATCTACCGATTCTTCATGTATCAGCATTTTTCTACTAATACCTGAACGATAGAACCCTTCGTCCTATCAGGTAACCGATTACAACCTATTTTCAAAACTATGACATTTCTACTTTTTCATCATTTTAGATGCTATAATGTTGGCATAGATACGGAAAAGGAGGAAAAATAAGTAATGAGGGGCAGCAGATTAAAAAAACTATTAGATATCTTAAAAAGACATGATCATAAAAACGAAACTTATAACTACGTCATTCCTGACTTATGGAATGCCTGGGGTTATCAAGGAGAAGAAATGGTGCGTACGAGTTGGGGGGAACTCATCGTTAATCCATATCATTTCTATAGCGAAGTGATTGAATCATACATCTTACCAAAAGCAAAAGATGACGTGAATTATAATCAATCATTAAGTATCATCAACCAATCTTATGAAGATAAGCCAGGTTATTTAGGGGGAGACTGGATTAAAGATTCGGTTGTTTATTCCATGATGGTCCGAACATCAACGGCTTGGGACCATGACCGAAGTGGCGATTTAGAAAATCATAACTTATATGATTTAAACGAAACAGGGACATTTGTTAAATCATTAGTTTTATTACCACTTCTTAAAAAAATGGGCGTGGATACCGTCTATATGCTACCGATTTCAAAATTTTCATTAAAAGATAAAAAAGGAGAACTCGGATCACCTTAT of the Turicibacter sp. TJ11 genome contains:
- a CDS encoding TIGR01212 family radical SAM protein (This family includes YhcC from E. coli K-12, an uncharacterized radical SAM protein.) encodes the protein MNHPFPYSYADKRYHTLNYHLREKYHQKIFKVMINAGFTCPNIDGTVKYGGCTFCSTKGSGDFAGNPEDNLKTQFNQVKDMMHQKWPEAGYIAYFQAFSNTHAPLDVLKRKYEAVLECDPNIVALSIGTRPDCLPNDVVDYLGELNEKVDLWVELGLQSMHDQTGKLINRGHDYQTLVDGVKKLRDKNIDVIIHIINGLPNETHEMMLETAKAVANLDVQGIKIHLLHVIEGTPMHKMYEKGMLRLMEKDEYVDLIVDQLEVLPPEMVIHRLTGDAVREELVGPMWSLKKWEVLNVIDDRLKERNTYQGRLYQKQEEN
- the leuS gene encoding leucine--tRNA ligase, producing MAFDHKQIEKKWQNYWLENKTFKTSDDQSKPKYYALDMFPYPSGAGLHVGHPEGYTATDIVSRMKRMQGYRVLHPMGWDAFGLPAEQYALNTGNDPREFTDVNINTFRNQIQSLGFSYDWDKELNTTDPKYYKWTQWIFTQLYNMGLAEIKDIEVNWCEGLGTVLANEEVLNVNGKMVSERGEHPVIKKPMKQWVLKITHYAERLLEDLEGLDWTESIKDMQRNWIGKSEGALINFKVDGTDASFDVFTTRPDTVFGVTYVVLAPEHPLVNEITTPECQEAVVAYQEASKAKSDLERTELNKEKTGVATGAYAIHPITGEKVPVWIGDYVLASYGTGAVMAVPAHDERDFEFAKKYDLPIKQVIEGDITEAAFTGDGAHIESDFINGMNNVDAKAAVIEWLEANGAGSRKVNYKLRDWLFSRQRYWGEPFPVIMWEDGTMSVLEADQLPLELPVMDNIKPSGTGESPLANAKDWLEVVREDGVKGRRETNTMPQWAGSCWYYIGYILKQGEDYVGLNTEEAKQLLKEWLPVDLYIGGAEHAVLHLLYARFWHKVLFDLGVVETKEPFQRLFNQGMILGENNEKMSKSKGNVVNPDDIVESHGADTLRLYEMFMGPLDAAIAWSTEGLDGSRRFLDRVWRLFVTPEHTLAEKVVTENDGKLDKVYHETVKKVTEDYEKLSFNTAIAQMMIFINESYKATSIPREYVEGFVKLLNPIAPHMTEEIWSVLGHEGTVSYEAWPTYDESKLVSDTITIIAQVNGKLRARIDVPANISKDDMLEVAMAHENVQNFVAGKEIVKTIAVPGKLVNIVVK
- a CDS encoding class I SAM-dependent methyltransferase; the protein is MAQTLERVLPFSKQLLEKAVNSGDVVIDATAGNGYDTLFLAELVGQTGHVYSFDVQEEAMTSTKAKLNEEHINHVTLIHDGHQHVLNYVKQPISAAIFNLGYLPGSDQSITTHGETTWKAVTDMLGLLKKNGIIILVIYHGHDEGKLERHYLEQCFETLDPKTTQVLTYQFINRKTAPFIVAIEKLH